From Cellulomonas dongxiuzhuiae, the proteins below share one genomic window:
- the mqo gene encoding malate dehydrogenase (quinone) codes for MTSPGVFCRRRPSIAIVAPRTKDSATDVDVLLVGGGIMSATLASLLGTLEPSWSIEIHERLDAPALESSNPWNNAGTGHAALCELNYTPQRADGTVDVTKAVTINEQYELSRELWHHLAAAGRLPGAENAVTTTPHMTFVRGAADVEFLRRRWEALRRHPLFADLEFTTDPAVIGRWAPLLVADRTDDEPIAATRAAWGTDVDFGSLTRAMLADAATRGAELHTSSEVTHLKRLRDGRWRVTVADRRWNGRPPRTLTARFVFVGAGGGALHLLQRSRIKEIRGYAGFPISGQFLRTTNPEIVEAHRAKVYGKAAIGAPPMSVPHLDARAVDGGSALMFGPYAGWSMKFLKRGSWTDLLRSIRPGNLVPMIAVGLRNMSLVTYLLKEVTASDTARLRSLRAYMPSAHPRDWELITAGQRVQVIKRGKGGGVLEFGTELVTSADGSIAGLLGASPGASTAVATMLDLLDRCFPEQADTWRPQLQRLMPSLGGGEWDEAFELHQLVDDGTLTGGH; via the coding sequence ATGACTTCACCTGGGGTGTTCTGTCGACGTCGACCTAGCATCGCGATCGTGGCACCTCGGACGAAGGACTCCGCAACAGACGTCGACGTTCTCCTGGTGGGCGGGGGCATCATGAGCGCGACCCTGGCGTCGCTGCTCGGCACCCTCGAGCCCAGCTGGAGCATCGAGATCCACGAGCGCCTCGACGCGCCGGCTCTCGAGAGCTCGAACCCGTGGAACAACGCGGGCACCGGGCACGCCGCGCTGTGCGAGCTGAACTACACGCCGCAGCGCGCCGACGGCACCGTCGACGTCACCAAGGCCGTGACGATCAACGAGCAGTACGAGCTGTCGCGCGAGCTGTGGCACCACCTGGCCGCCGCCGGGCGCCTGCCGGGCGCCGAGAACGCCGTGACGACCACACCGCACATGACCTTCGTCCGCGGCGCCGCGGACGTCGAGTTCCTCCGCCGCCGCTGGGAGGCCCTGCGCCGGCACCCCCTGTTCGCGGACCTCGAGTTCACGACCGACCCGGCCGTCATCGGCCGGTGGGCGCCGCTCCTCGTGGCCGACCGGACCGACGACGAGCCCATCGCCGCCACGCGCGCCGCCTGGGGCACCGACGTCGACTTCGGCTCCCTGACGCGCGCCATGCTCGCGGACGCCGCCACGCGCGGCGCCGAGCTCCACACCAGCAGCGAGGTCACGCACCTCAAGCGCCTGCGGGACGGTCGCTGGCGCGTCACGGTCGCCGACCGCCGGTGGAACGGACGTCCGCCGCGCACCCTGACGGCGCGCTTCGTGTTCGTCGGTGCGGGCGGTGGCGCGCTGCACCTGCTGCAGCGCTCGCGGATCAAGGAGATCCGCGGCTACGCCGGGTTCCCGATCAGCGGCCAGTTCCTGCGCACCACGAACCCCGAGATCGTCGAGGCGCACCGCGCGAAGGTGTACGGCAAGGCCGCCATCGGTGCGCCGCCCATGTCGGTGCCGCACCTCGACGCACGTGCGGTCGACGGCGGCAGCGCCCTGATGTTCGGCCCGTACGCCGGCTGGAGCATGAAGTTCCTCAAGCGCGGCTCCTGGACGGACCTGCTGCGCTCGATCCGCCCTGGCAACCTCGTGCCGATGATCGCGGTCGGACTGCGCAACATGAGTCTCGTGACCTACCTGCTCAAGGAGGTCACGGCGAGCGACACCGCCCGTCTGCGGTCGCTGCGCGCCTACATGCCGTCCGCGCACCCGCGCGACTGGGAGCTCATCACCGCCGGGCAGCGCGTGCAGGTCATCAAGCGTGGCAAGGGCGGGGGCGTCCTGGAGTTCGGCACGGAGCTCGTGACGTCCGCCGACGGCTCGATCGCCGGGCTGCTCGGTGCGTCGCCCGGCGCGTCGACCGCCGTCGCGACCATGCTCGACCTGCTGGACCGGTGCTTCCCCGAGCAGGCCGACACGTGGCGTCCGCAGCTGCAGCGTCTGATGCCCAGCCTCGGGGGCGGCGAGTGGGACGAGGCGTTCGAGCTGCACCAGCTCGTGGACGACGGGACGCTGACGGGCGGACACTGA
- a CDS encoding DUF2277 domain-containing protein, which translates to MCRNITTLRGLEPHATDDEIEAAARQYVRKVTGVQQLSDATREPFERAVAQIAHITAHLLDELPDRRRPPATVPPLRRPEVAARIAAREAG; encoded by the coding sequence ATGTGCAGGAACATCACGACGCTGCGCGGCCTGGAGCCGCACGCCACCGACGACGAGATCGAGGCGGCCGCCCGGCAGTACGTGCGCAAGGTGACGGGCGTCCAGCAGCTCTCCGACGCGACCCGCGAGCCGTTCGAGCGGGCCGTCGCGCAGATCGCCCACATCACGGCGCACCTGCTGGACGAGCTGCCCGATCGCCGACGCCCACCGGCGACCGTGCCGCCGCTGCGCCGCCCGGAGGTCGCCGCACGCATCGCCGCCCGCGAGGCCGGCTGA
- a CDS encoding methylated-DNA--[protein]-cysteine S-methyltransferase: MSTGQDLHGETAYDARTEELLQVLHGRLVAQAQDEGLLDVSYRVVDSPVGRVLVAASDSGVLRVAFEVQGHEAALEDLATRVSPRVLEGGPRLDPVVRELDEYFAGRRTAFDVPLDLRLARGFRRDVVATLPRIGYGTTASYAQVAAAVGRPAAVRAVGTACALNPVPLLVPCHRVVRSDGSSGRYAGGDEAKRTLLALERASAGALAPPAHGA; this comes from the coding sequence ATGAGCACCGGACAGGACCTGCACGGCGAGACCGCGTACGACGCACGCACCGAGGAGCTGCTCCAGGTCCTGCACGGACGCCTGGTGGCACAGGCGCAGGACGAGGGGCTGCTCGACGTGTCCTACCGCGTCGTCGACTCGCCCGTCGGCCGCGTGCTCGTGGCCGCGTCCGACAGCGGCGTCCTGCGCGTCGCGTTCGAGGTCCAGGGCCACGAGGCCGCGCTCGAGGACCTCGCGACCCGCGTGAGCCCGCGGGTGCTCGAGGGCGGCCCGCGGCTCGACCCCGTGGTGCGCGAGCTCGACGAGTACTTCGCCGGCCGGCGGACCGCGTTCGACGTGCCCCTCGACCTGCGGCTGGCACGCGGCTTCCGGCGCGACGTGGTCGCGACCCTGCCGCGCATCGGCTACGGCACCACGGCGTCCTACGCGCAGGTCGCGGCCGCGGTCGGCCGACCGGCGGCCGTGCGCGCGGTGGGGACCGCGTGCGCCCTCAACCCGGTGCCGCTGCTCGTGCCCTGCCACCGCGTCGTGCGGTCGGACGGGTCGAGCGGACGGTACGCGGGCGGCGACGAGGCCAAGCGCACGCTGCTCGCGCTCGAGCGCGCGAGCGCGGGGGCTCTGGCCCCGCCCGCCCACGGGGCGTAG
- a CDS encoding RNA polymerase sigma factor, with protein MNGPFEEVVRTHGGTVLRVCRAVLRGPDAEDAWSETFLAALRAWPDLPAGVNVEAWLVTVARRKAIDELRRRARHAVPVDASGATVGVPLLGSVDGPGDRDLDLWRAVRALPDKQRRVVVLHHLGGLPYAQVAGLVGGTDAAARRAGADGVAALRRTYATQEADER; from the coding sequence ATGAACGGACCGTTCGAGGAGGTCGTGCGCACGCACGGCGGCACCGTGCTGCGCGTGTGCCGCGCGGTGCTGCGCGGGCCCGACGCCGAGGACGCGTGGTCGGAGACCTTCCTCGCGGCGCTGCGCGCCTGGCCGGACCTGCCCGCCGGCGTGAACGTGGAGGCGTGGCTCGTCACGGTCGCGCGCCGCAAGGCGATCGACGAGCTGCGTCGCCGCGCCCGGCACGCGGTACCCGTCGACGCTTCCGGCGCGACGGTCGGCGTCCCGCTGCTCGGCAGCGTCGACGGACCGGGGGACCGGGACCTCGACCTGTGGCGCGCGGTGCGCGCGCTGCCGGACAAGCAGCGGCGGGTGGTGGTGCTGCACCACCTCGGTGGGCTGCCCTACGCCCAGGTCGCGGGCCTCGTGGGCGGCACGGACGCCGCAGCGCGTCGCGCGGGCGCGGACGGGGTCGCCGCCCTGCGCCGGACCTACGCAACCCAGGAGGCGGACGAGCGATGA
- a CDS encoding aldo/keto reductase: protein MTIPTITLNNGVEIPQVGFGTFQVDAEDTQATVEDALAVGYRHIDTAAGYYNEAGVGAAVRACGLPRDEVFVTTKLRNGDQGYEQALRAFEDSRRELGLDVVDLYLIHWPVPSKDLYVETWRAFEKLLADGAVRSIGVSNFLPEHLDRLVRETDVVPAVNQVEIHPTFQQRPTQDASTGHGIAVEAYSPLGRGKDLQADAVTAVAERLGVTTGQVALRWHVQAGRVVIPKSVTPARIRSNLDLFSFDLTAEDVAAIDALDTDERTGADPATAAFSQMR, encoded by the coding sequence ATGACCATTCCCACGATCACTCTCAACAACGGCGTCGAGATCCCGCAGGTCGGCTTCGGGACCTTCCAGGTCGACGCCGAGGACACCCAGGCGACCGTCGAGGACGCGCTGGCGGTCGGGTACCGGCACATCGACACGGCGGCGGGCTACTACAACGAGGCGGGCGTCGGAGCTGCCGTCCGGGCGTGCGGGCTGCCGCGCGACGAGGTCTTCGTGACGACGAAGCTCCGCAACGGCGACCAGGGCTACGAGCAGGCGCTGCGTGCCTTCGAGGACAGCCGCCGCGAGCTCGGGCTCGACGTCGTGGACCTGTACCTCATCCACTGGCCCGTGCCGAGCAAGGACCTGTACGTCGAGACGTGGCGCGCGTTCGAGAAGCTGCTCGCGGACGGTGCCGTCCGGTCGATCGGCGTCTCCAACTTCCTGCCCGAGCACCTCGACCGACTGGTCCGCGAGACGGACGTCGTGCCGGCCGTCAACCAGGTGGAGATCCACCCGACGTTCCAGCAGCGCCCCACCCAGGACGCGTCGACGGGTCACGGCATCGCGGTCGAGGCGTACTCGCCGCTCGGTCGTGGCAAGGACCTCCAGGCCGACGCCGTCACCGCCGTCGCGGAGCGTCTCGGCGTCACGACCGGTCAGGTCGCGCTGCGCTGGCACGTCCAGGCCGGCCGGGTCGTCATCCCGAAGTCGGTGACCCCCGCGCGCATCCGGTCCAACCTCGACCTGTTCTCGTTCGACCTCACGGCCGAGGACGTGGCTGCCATCGACGCGCTCGACACCGACGAGCGCACCGGCGCCGACCCGGCGACGGCCGCGTTCTCGCAGATGCGCTGA
- a CDS encoding MFS transporter: MTSPTDRVPSVPEPTGPSAGVPADLDALRRRTVAVLAAAQVLGGLAAGSVVTVGSLLAVRLSGTEAWAGSVTTASTLGAALAALGLARLAVARGRRRALSTGLALAAAGAVAVVAAAVLASFPLLLVGGVLMGVGGAVNLQSRFAATDLSTSATRSRDLSLVVWTSTIGAVVGPNLVHLDASAMRLTGLPELASVFAFAAVGLLAALVVVQVGLRPDPLDVAGRRDGAAGERRHVPLRVALATLRRHPRSAGAVLGMLAAHAVMVAVMSMTPVHMQGHGAGVNLVGLTVSLHLAAMFAFSPLVGLVADAAGPLRVLVAGMVLVVLAAAVCGVAGGDHVLVTVGLGLLGLGWSAATVAGSAIVAGDVPGPERIAVQGLSDAAMSLAGAGGGALAGVVLASVGYAGLNAVSAAVGVLAAVVVLVVSRRAGRAVSAT; this comes from the coding sequence GTGACCTCGCCGACCGACAGGGTGCCCTCGGTGCCCGAGCCGACCGGGCCGTCGGCGGGCGTCCCCGCCGACCTGGACGCGCTGCGGCGCCGCACGGTGGCGGTGCTCGCGGCGGCACAGGTGCTCGGCGGGCTGGCGGCCGGTTCGGTCGTGACGGTCGGTTCGCTGCTCGCCGTCCGCCTGTCGGGCACCGAGGCGTGGGCCGGCTCGGTGACGACGGCGTCGACGCTCGGTGCCGCGCTGGCGGCGCTCGGGCTCGCGCGCCTGGCGGTCGCGCGCGGCCGTCGGCGCGCGCTGTCGACCGGGCTGGCGCTGGCGGCGGCGGGCGCCGTGGCCGTCGTGGCTGCGGCCGTGCTCGCGAGCTTCCCCCTGCTCCTGGTGGGCGGCGTGCTCATGGGCGTGGGCGGGGCCGTGAACCTGCAGTCCCGGTTCGCCGCCACCGACCTGTCCACGTCGGCCACGCGGTCGCGGGACCTGTCCCTGGTCGTCTGGACCAGCACCATCGGCGCCGTCGTCGGACCGAACCTCGTCCACCTGGACGCCTCGGCGATGCGGCTCACCGGGCTCCCGGAGCTCGCGAGCGTCTTCGCGTTCGCGGCCGTCGGGCTGCTCGCCGCGCTCGTGGTCGTCCAGGTGGGGCTGCGGCCCGACCCGCTCGACGTCGCGGGGCGGCGGGACGGCGCGGCGGGGGAGCGGCGGCACGTGCCGCTGCGTGTCGCCCTGGCGACCCTGCGCCGCCACCCGCGGTCCGCGGGGGCCGTCCTCGGCATGCTGGCAGCGCACGCGGTGATGGTGGCCGTGATGTCGATGACGCCGGTGCACATGCAGGGCCACGGCGCGGGTGTGAACCTGGTCGGCCTGACGGTGAGCCTGCACCTCGCGGCCATGTTCGCGTTCTCTCCTCTCGTCGGTCTGGTCGCCGACGCGGCGGGACCCTTGCGCGTGCTCGTCGCCGGCATGGTGCTGGTGGTGCTCGCCGCGGCCGTGTGCGGCGTCGCGGGGGGCGACCACGTGCTCGTGACGGTGGGGCTCGGCCTGCTGGGGCTCGGCTGGTCCGCCGCGACGGTCGCGGGCTCGGCCATCGTGGCCGGTGACGTCCCCGGGCCCGAACGCATCGCGGTCCAGGGGCTGTCCGACGCGGCGATGTCGCTCGCGGGGGCGGGTGGCGGTGCGCTGGCCGGTGTCGTGCTCGCGAGCGTGGGGTACGCCGGCCTCAACGCGGTGTCGGCCGCGGTGGGGGTGCTCGCGGCGGTGGTCGTGCTCGTCGTGTCGCGCCGGGCCGGCCGGGCGGTGTCGGCGACCTGA
- a CDS encoding succinate dehydrogenase/fumarate reductase iron-sulfur subunit, which produces MRLTLEVWRQPDATSAGAFETYVVSDATAEMTLLELLDRLNDQLVEEGREPVAFESDCREGICGCCGVDVDGRPHGPQANTPSCEQHVRSFADGDHVVLEPLRSAAFPVIKDLVVDRSALDRVIQAGGHVAVDAGTAPDADSTRIDHATAEMALDFAACIGCGACVAACPNGSASLFTGARLTHLASLPQTRAERGRRAVAMVDQMEHDFGPCSTYGECAVVCPAGIPLSAIAAVGKERMRAFLRGRAT; this is translated from the coding sequence ATGAGGCTCACGCTGGAGGTGTGGCGCCAGCCGGACGCGACGTCGGCGGGTGCGTTCGAGACGTACGTGGTGAGCGACGCGACCGCGGAGATGACGCTCCTGGAGCTGCTGGACCGGCTCAACGACCAGCTCGTGGAAGAGGGACGCGAGCCCGTCGCGTTCGAGTCGGACTGCCGTGAGGGCATCTGCGGGTGCTGCGGCGTGGACGTGGACGGTCGCCCGCACGGGCCGCAGGCGAACACGCCGTCGTGCGAGCAGCACGTGCGATCGTTCGCGGACGGCGACCACGTGGTCCTCGAGCCGCTGCGCTCGGCGGCGTTCCCGGTCATCAAGGACCTCGTCGTCGACCGGTCGGCGCTGGACCGTGTGATCCAGGCGGGCGGCCACGTGGCCGTGGACGCGGGCACCGCCCCCGACGCGGACAGCACGCGGATCGACCACGCGACGGCCGAGATGGCGCTGGACTTCGCCGCGTGCATCGGCTGCGGTGCGTGCGTGGCGGCGTGCCCGAACGGCTCGGCCTCGCTCTTCACGGGTGCCAGGCTCACGCACCTGGCGTCGCTGCCGCAGACCCGCGCCGAGCGCGGGCGGCGTGCGGTCGCGATGGTGGACCAGATGGAGCACGACTTCGGTCCGTGCTCGACGTACGGCGAGTGCGCGGTCGTGTGCCCGGCGGGCATCCCGCTGAGTGCGATCGCGGCGGTCGGCAAGGAGCGCATGCGGGCGTTCCTGCGGGGACGCGCGACCTGA